A region of the Thermoplasmata archaeon genome:
CTATCATAGCAGTGCATGAAAAAAATCTGTTACATTCAGCTATTTATTTAATGTTTGTATTAATATCTATAGCTGCATTATTTATAATATTGGGAGCTCAGTATCTGGGTGCAATCCAGATTCTGGTATATGTCGGAGCAGTAATTACATTATTATTGTTTACAATAATGCTATCTGGGGGTGAAGAATCTGAAGAATAGTTTAGGTGCAGTAATAGCAATATTGTTTTTTGCCGCAATATTTTCATACATATACACCTCTACTCAAACACTTGTGCCATACACTGAAAACATAAAAACACTGGCGCAACAGATTTTTGGACCTTATGTTTTAACCTTTGAGCTTCTATCAGTACTGCTTGTTATAGCGATGTTAGGTGCACTTTACCTCGCTGAAAGGGGGAATAAAGAATGACACCCATACCATTACTTTACGTATTATCAATTAGCCTAGCATTATTTTCGGTTGGACTATATGGGTTGTTAACTGTAAAAGGAGGAATAAAATTATTGATAAGCATAGAAATATTGATCAATGCCGCAAACCTGAATA
Encoded here:
- a CDS encoding NADH-quinone oxidoreductase subunit J yields the protein MKNLKNSLGAVIAILFFAAIFSYIYTSTQTLVPYTENIKTLAQQIFGPYVLTFELLSVLLVIAMLGALYLAERGNKE
- a CDS encoding NADH-quinone oxidoreductase subunit J, producing MIEYLFLLIGLITIAFAIIAVHEKNLLHSAIYLMFVLISIAALFIILGAQYLGAIQILVYVGAVITLLLFTIMLSGGEESEE